A region of bacterium DNA encodes the following proteins:
- a CDS encoding tetratricopeptide repeat protein, producing the protein MVTYNLDKIGWNYSMRMGCKCACKGDYEDSIKYYEEALREGTKDGFIYNNLADAYMNVGRPDIALEYAKEAIGRLQDETFPYVTLGEVHQANGEHGKAVDCIVKAQEIFEESVPELKGMIFDS; encoded by the coding sequence GTGGTCACATATAACCTGGATAAGATAGGTTGGAATTATTCAATGAGAATGGGCTGTAAGTGTGCGTGTAAAGGCGATTATGAGGATTCTATTAAGTATTATGAGGAAGCCTTACGAGAGGGGACAAAAGATGGCTTTATCTACAATAATCTGGCAGATGCGTATATGAACGTTGGTCGACCTGATATAGCCCTGGAGTACGCGAAAGAGGCAATAGGTAGACTGCAGGATGAAACATTCCCCTACGTTACACTTGGTGAAGTCCACCAGGCTAATGGTGAGCACGGGAAGGCGGTTGATTGCATAGTTAAGGCACAGGAAATATTTGAAGAGTCTGTTCCTGAATTGAAGGGTATGATTTTCGATTCC
- a CDS encoding radical SAM protein: MIDQSRQVKCVLIDPPDEIPGLRQGEGAHQDTEMHEVYPPLGLAYIAATLKQNGIDVCVIEARTMYLSYDEVVRIVKEEKPDFVGISAITAKLKSALYLSAKVKESRPSIKVILGGPHVHFEHERVINNDSVDFCVRGEGELTVLDLINSLSNGGDPAGVKGITFKRDGDVIVTPDRPFVRNLDTLAFPARELLHNAIYRGSWTEGRTFASMLATRGCPYFCQFCDAPAIWGRRHRRRSVVNTLDELEQIYNEFGVRYVRFVDDLLVANRRWTLDLCRGMVERGLNDIVWACDGRVGLMSEELLAELKRANCKVIFYGIEFGNQRILDLCKKGFTIKQVRETIEMTSKAGISSYGYFMMGYPTETVETIEDTTNLAKDLALNHGMDSAGFSIVTPFPGTPLYEYCERHDMLRTTDWSQYSYQLGKGVIKLENVTDEELRGLYERALYEFQFKEKLQQFA, encoded by the coding sequence ATGATTGATCAAAGTCGGCAGGTTAAGTGTGTTCTGATCGACCCGCCAGATGAGATTCCTGGCCTACGCCAAGGGGAGGGTGCCCACCAGGATACCGAAATGCATGAGGTGTATCCTCCGCTTGGACTTGCATATATAGCAGCAACCCTGAAGCAGAATGGAATCGATGTTTGTGTGATCGAGGCCAGAACAATGTACCTTTCGTATGATGAAGTAGTCCGAATAGTTAAAGAAGAGAAGCCCGATTTCGTGGGAATAAGCGCTATTACTGCGAAGCTCAAAAGTGCCCTATACCTTTCGGCTAAGGTAAAGGAAAGTAGACCGAGTATAAAAGTGATTCTGGGAGGGCCACATGTACATTTTGAGCACGAGAGGGTCATCAATAATGACTCAGTTGATTTTTGCGTAAGGGGTGAGGGTGAACTGACGGTTCTGGATTTGATCAATTCCCTCTCAAATGGAGGTGATCCTGCAGGTGTCAAAGGCATAACCTTCAAACGAGACGGTGATGTAATCGTTACTCCTGACAGACCCTTTGTTCGAAACCTTGACACATTGGCCTTCCCGGCCAGAGAGCTGCTACACAATGCTATTTACAGAGGATCGTGGACTGAAGGCAGAACGTTCGCCTCGATGTTGGCAACAAGAGGTTGCCCCTACTTCTGTCAATTCTGCGATGCTCCTGCTATATGGGGCAGGAGACACCGAAGAAGATCTGTGGTAAATACTCTTGATGAACTCGAGCAGATTTATAATGAATTCGGTGTGAGATACGTCAGATTTGTTGATGACCTTCTTGTTGCAAACAGAAGGTGGACTCTTGACTTATGCCGGGGTATGGTCGAGCGAGGCCTAAACGATATTGTCTGGGCCTGTGATGGCAGGGTCGGTCTTATGTCGGAAGAACTGCTGGCAGAACTAAAAAGGGCGAATTGTAAGGTCATTTTCTACGGAATCGAATTCGGAAATCAGCGGATATTAGACTTATGCAAGAAGGGATTTACAATAAAGCAAGTCAGAGAAACCATAGAAATGACTTCAAAAGCTGGCATCTCTTCCTACGGCTACTTTATGATGGGTTATCCTACAGAGACTGTTGAAACGATTGAAGATACAACAAACCTTGCCAAGGACCTGGCATTGAATCACGGTATGGACAGCGCAGGATTTTCAATAGTAACCCCCTTCCCCGGGACTCCCCTTTACGAATACTGTGAGAGGCATGATATGTTGAGGACTACAGATTGGAGTCAATATTCATATCAACTGGGAAAGGGCGTCATCAAATTAGAAAATGTGACAGATGAAGAACTCCGAGGATTATATGAAAGAGCCCTTTATGAGTTTCAGTTTAAGGAGAAGCTTCAACAGTTCGCCTGA